In Bombina bombina isolate aBomBom1 chromosome 6, aBomBom1.pri, whole genome shotgun sequence, a single genomic region encodes these proteins:
- the LOC128664344 gene encoding decreased expression in renal and prostate cancer protein-like: MNRARRVSVPPKRFRDGSPGGSRAPAKEKRVNTVENLLPSQEDMIPCGQGSKAPSLAPPSSPSLYEDAESSGGEMEMGEAVDRQEDREFEQASGPGPSGAGLVASQVSPMVRSVLVQGMQALPAEAAAGVMSLLQALVAADAPGGSIGSGPVCGPSVGVGPGPSSGPVRPGAGPSFGPGLLLESGEHAPYSGPGLGPMGPGLMPGLESGWQAGASVGPGAGQGQPSAGSHLAPVLERGSSSVSTSCLAGRLEPGRPIASSSPYEVASGVGLPVAACASIACRGPAPSGDALPVWQPEPETPLQGHGSDRGHRGRQAASRSGSSRGTRTGRSGVPGPRTGPAGGVGGTLLGPVYDGPRVQQQGQVCGVPGSATQGNVMSFSREQTVLQQQGQLSGVPGSATQVNVMQAGRRQSVQGTQQQRHLVFGESAAGQVSGGGIQERAFPDRRGQGVQGPSVSRRVPVGAGVGVNVGPPGQLGGPQQQVVQPAGQQAIPPVLLQLLQPLLNAWGTLGGQAASGVCK; the protein is encoded by the coding sequence ATGAATCGTGCCAGGCGAGTATCTGTTCCCCCCAAGAGGTTCAGGGATGGGTCCCCAGGTGGTAGTAGGGCTCCTGCAAAGGAGAAAAGAGTGAATACTGTGGAGAATCTCCTTCCCTCGCAGGAGGACATGATCCCATGTGGGCAGGGTTCTAAGGCCCCCTCTCTAGCTCCCCCAAGCTCTCCATCTTTGTATGAGGATGCAGAGTCGAGTGGTGGAGAGATGGAGATGGGGGAGGCAGTGGACAGGCAGGAGGATAGAGAGTTTGAGCAGGCCTCGGGCCCTGGGCCTAGTGGTGCAGGGCTGGTGGCCTCTCAGGTATCCCCTATGGTGAGGAGTGTTTTGGTGCAGGGCATGCAGGCCTTGCCAGCTGAGGCAGCAGCAGGAGTTATGTCCCTCCTGCAGGCCTTGGTGGCGGCAGATGCGCCTGGGGGTTCAATAGGCTCTGGGCCCGTTTGTGGGCCTAGTGTAGGAGTAGGCCCCGGGCCTAGTTCTGGGCCTGTAAGGCCTGGGGCTGGGCCCTCTTTTGGGCCTGGTTTATTGCTGGAGTCCGGTGAGCATGCCCCTTATTCTGGGCCTGGGTTGGGGCCTATGGGGCCTGGGCTCATGCCCGGATTGGAGTCAGGATGGCAGGCGGGGGCTAGTGTGGGTCCCGGTGCAGGGCAGGGTCAGCCTAGTGCCGGTTCTCACCTGGCCCCGGTCCTGGAGCGTGGCAGCAGTTCGGTCAGCACTTCGTGCCTGGCTGGGCGGCTGGAGCCGGGTAGGCCTATTGCCAGTAGCAGCCCATACGAGGTGGCTTCGGGTGTAGGCCTCCCGGTTGCTGCTTGCGCGAGTATCGCGTGTCGTGGCCCCGCCCCTTCTGGTGATGCACTTCCGGTGTGGCAACCGGAACCGGAAACGCCCCTGCAAGGCCACGGCAGTGATCGAGGTCACAGGGGGAGGCAGGCAGCAAGCAGGAGCGGGTCCTCACGCGGTACCCGGACAGGTAGGTCGGGGGTACCGGGGCCGAGGACCGGCCCTGCTGGTGGTGTTGGGGGCACTTTGTTGGGTCCGGTGTATGATGGGCCCAGGGTCCAGCAGCAGGGGCAAGTGTGTGGAGTGCCTGGAAGTGCAACACAGGGGAATGTGATGTCATTTAGTAGGGAGCAAACTGTGTTACAGCAGCAGGGACAATTGAGTGGAGTGCCTGGAAGTGCAACACAGGTGAATGTGATGCAAGCTGGGCGACGGCAAAGTGTGCAGGGCACGCAGCAGCAGAGACATTTAGTTTTTGGTGAGAGTGCTGCTGGGCAAGTGTCTGGGGGAGGCATACAAGAGAGGGCTTTTCCAGATAGAAGAGGGCAAGGTGTGCAAGGTCCCAGTGTGAGTCGTCGGGTTCCTGTGGGGGCCGGTGTGGGTGTGAACGTGGGGCCTCCAGGGCAGCTTGGGGGTCCTCAACAGCAGGTGGTGCAGCCAGCAGGGCAGCAAGCTATCCCACCAGTGCTGCTGCAGTTATTGCAGCCACTATTGAATGCGTGGGGTACGCTAGGAGGGCAGGCAGCAAGCGGGGTATGCAAGTAG